One window of the Candidatus Zixiibacteriota bacterium genome contains the following:
- a CDS encoding exported hypothetical protein (Evidence 5 : Unknown function) has translation MRKRISFFLIFAAMSLISCSVRAGVFVDWQADFYVTYPDDWQQVPYSSVSVYLQSQGIDPKTLNFDGALSQKSDKPFFMGPHMFIAHYPVGRLNQRQIDSVLAEMTAASESGKYVEGSLSAPKVQFYEKQPLYDRAMNAVAVATFLKAPGVDMITLEVRKFYEKGVAVFIGYGPRENYNDIQPIFLNIIKSFSTKDLDKVAPKESLKVVDLANRQMPEPTDLQKAGGGKEGGFGRSSTLILIIVLVIAVIVVAWFLARKKKSSKSL, from the coding sequence GTGAGAAAACGAATTTCATTTTTCTTGATTTTTGCGGCAATGAGCCTGATTTCATGTTCTGTCCGGGCCGGGGTGTTTGTCGACTGGCAGGCCGATTTTTATGTAACATATCCGGATGACTGGCAGCAGGTTCCTTATTCCTCGGTCAGCGTTTACCTTCAATCGCAGGGGATCGATCCCAAGACTCTTAATTTTGACGGCGCTTTGAGCCAGAAAAGCGACAAACCGTTTTTCATGGGACCTCACATGTTTATTGCCCACTATCCGGTGGGACGGCTAAATCAGCGCCAGATCGATTCGGTCCTGGCTGAGATGACGGCGGCCAGCGAATCCGGGAAATATGTGGAAGGATCCCTGAGCGCCCCGAAGGTACAGTTTTATGAGAAACAGCCGCTATACGACCGGGCCATGAATGCGGTGGCGGTGGCCACATTCCTGAAGGCCCCCGGGGTTGACATGATTACGCTGGAAGTCAGGAAATTTTACGAGAAGGGGGTGGCGGTTTTTATCGGCTATGGGCCGAGAGAGAACTATAATGATATTCAGCCGATTTTCCTCAATATAATAAAATCATTTTCGACTAAGGACCTGGACAAAGTGGCCCCCAAAGAGAGTTTGAAAGTGGTCGATCTGGCCAATCGACAAATGCCGGAACCGACTGATTTGCAGAAAGCGGGCGGAGGGAAAGAAGGCGGCTTCGGGCGGTCGAGTACGTTGATTTTGATAATTGTACTGGTGATTGCGGTGATTGTAGTGGCGTGGTTTTTAGCGCGGAAGAAGAAATCGTCGAAGAGTTTATAG
- a CDS encoding conserved hypothetical protein (Evidence 4 : Unknown function but conserved in other organisms) — MGHAYTPGLKVTDKILITKNRILPLKGEVVVKKGDRLKPDDVVARTHLPGTVEPINAANILGLPPEDIEEAMLKKQGDRVKEGEVFARSKSFFGLFKSECKAKISGTVESISRVTGQVLLRGEPIPVEVKAYVTGEVVEIFEKEGVGVSTWCSFIQGIFGIGGECHGDVKIVVPDPTAVLTDKEIGPECKGKVIVGGSMVTADAIKKAAKMEAAGIVTGGFDDKDLRDFLGYDLGVAITGSEEIGITLIVTEGFGQINMAQKTFDLLKAKEGKLACINGATQIRAGVIRPEVIIPFEGDLKATQEISDFREHGLDIGSPVRVIRHPHFGKLGTVTELPPPLMELESGSHARVLEVEFTDGSKAIVPRANVEMLES, encoded by the coding sequence ATGGGTCATGCATATACGCCCGGTCTTAAAGTGACCGACAAAATCCTGATAACCAAAAATCGCATCCTGCCCCTGAAAGGCGAAGTGGTCGTGAAAAAAGGGGATCGGTTGAAACCGGATGATGTAGTCGCCCGGACACATCTTCCAGGCACGGTAGAACCGATTAATGCGGCCAATATATTGGGCCTTCCGCCGGAGGATATCGAAGAGGCGATGCTCAAGAAACAGGGCGATCGCGTTAAAGAGGGCGAGGTCTTTGCCCGCTCCAAATCATTTTTCGGTCTTTTCAAATCGGAATGCAAAGCGAAAATTTCAGGTACAGTCGAATCTATATCTCGTGTCACGGGACAGGTTCTTCTGCGGGGAGAGCCGATCCCGGTCGAGGTCAAGGCTTATGTTACCGGGGAAGTGGTCGAGATTTTCGAAAAGGAAGGGGTCGGCGTTTCGACCTGGTGTTCTTTTATACAAGGGATTTTCGGTATCGGCGGGGAATGTCACGGTGATGTGAAAATAGTGGTGCCGGATCCGACCGCCGTCCTGACGGATAAGGAAATCGGCCCGGAATGCAAAGGGAAAGTCATTGTGGGCGGGTCAATGGTCACCGCGGACGCAATTAAGAAGGCGGCCAAAATGGAAGCGGCTGGAATCGTGACCGGCGGCTTCGATGATAAAGATTTGCGTGATTTTCTGGGTTATGATCTGGGAGTGGCGATAACCGGATCGGAGGAAATAGGCATTACCTTGATCGTCACCGAAGGATTTGGTCAGATCAATATGGCCCAGAAGACCTTCGACCTCCTCAAGGCAAAAGAGGGGAAATTGGCTTGTATAAACGGTGCCACGCAGATACGCGCCGGGGTGATTCGCCCGGAGGTTATTATTCCTTTCGAGGGCGATCTCAAAGCTACTCAGGAAATATCCGATTTTCGGGAACACGGTCTGGATATCGGCTCACCGGTTCGAGTTATCAGGCATCCCCATTTCGGCAAGCTGGGCACGGTCACGGAACTTCCCCCGCCACTGATGGAACTTGAATCGGGTTCGCACGCCCGAGTTCTGGAAGTTGAATTTACGGATGGTTCGAAGGCCATCGTCCCCAGAGCCAATGTCGAGATGCTTGAATCATAG
- the tolQ gene encoding Protein TolQ1: MGNTLILALGFFSGGIWQIIGELSLFGVVILTILLLFSLVSWGIMLNKWRMFKRVDEQSLIFLNSFRRSRKFSDAVTQANSLKLTPLSGIFNSGFNEIRDLLSVGPEGGMSNQSVRPLTEKEMEIINLTLERVSTEQISILEKYVVFLATTANASPFLGLMGTVVGIMDAFWSIGSRGSASLAVVAPGIAEALLVTVVGLGAAIPAVIGFNWANNKLKHYNDAATNFSLEFLARVKKDLT; the protein is encoded by the coding sequence ATGGGAAATACTTTGATTTTAGCCCTCGGGTTTTTCTCGGGAGGGATTTGGCAGATAATAGGCGAACTGAGCCTCTTCGGCGTTGTCATCCTGACGATTCTCCTGCTTTTTTCACTGGTTTCGTGGGGTATCATGCTCAATAAATGGAGGATGTTCAAGCGAGTGGATGAGCAGTCGCTTATTTTTCTGAATTCATTCCGCCGTTCCCGGAAATTCAGTGACGCCGTTACTCAGGCCAATTCCCTCAAATTGACACCTTTATCAGGAATATTTAATTCGGGATTCAATGAAATTCGAGATCTTCTCTCTGTGGGGCCCGAAGGGGGCATGTCCAATCAATCGGTGCGGCCGCTGACCGAAAAGGAGATGGAGATAATCAATTTGACGCTGGAGAGGGTCTCGACCGAACAGATTTCGATATTGGAGAAATATGTGGTGTTTCTTGCGACGACGGCCAATGCCTCGCCTTTTCTGGGACTGATGGGAACGGTGGTGGGAATAATGGATGCCTTCTGGTCGATCGGGTCGCGCGGGTCGGCTTCGCTGGCCGTCGTGGCGCCGGGCATAGCCGAGGCCCTTTTGGTGACAGTAGTCGGACTCGGAGCGGCCATACCGGCCGTGATCGGATTCAACTGGGCCAACAATAAATTGAAGCATTACAATGACGCCGCCACCAATTTTTCTCTGGAATTTCTAGCCCGGGTCAAGAAGGATCTGACATGA
- the exbD gene encoding Biopolymer transport protein ExbD, which yields MRKSREYRAMAEINVTNLVDVVLVLLIIFMISAPLLQSGIEVNLPKTRTATMDQEAEGVVLTIDRKGGIFINDVWTRPENFETNLDKELKKSGHRAVYLRADSTVPYGTVVDVIGQMKTMGIEELGLITNKAEVPKGKTR from the coding sequence ATGAGAAAGTCGCGTGAATATCGCGCCATGGCCGAAATTAATGTTACCAACCTTGTCGATGTGGTACTGGTGCTTTTGATTATCTTCATGATTTCGGCCCCGCTTCTGCAATCCGGCATCGAAGTCAATCTGCCGAAAACAAGAACGGCCACTATGGATCAGGAGGCCGAAGGGGTGGTACTGACGATCGACCGCAAGGGGGGGATATTTATTAACGATGTCTGGACCCGCCCGGAAAATTTTGAGACGAATCTGGACAAGGAATTGAAAAAAAGCGGCCATCGAGCCGTCTATCTAAGGGCCGATTCGACTGTACCATACGGAACCGTTGTCGATGTTATCGGGCAAATGAAGACAATGGGAATCGAGGAACTGGGGCTTATAACGAACAAGGCCGAAGTCCCGAAAGGAAAAACCAGGTGA
- a CDS encoding putative Periplasmic protein TonB (Evidence 3 : Putative function from multiple computational evidences): MRHDLFYSLILHIVVVLAMVVSVPFKPRVRTDLDNVIKVNLAYMPAAAKAAAIKPAAVIKGATTEKTTPIPDKTTAKSKPVTKPKPKKPAEKTPQTLEKGEQEKAGAPAGQVDVSNELGAGSPFGSASIDNASFEYPYWFVQAFSKIERNWSNPVYSNEPLSCIIYFHVIRSGRIIDVQIEKSSGFDAFDRACETAVRLSEPLPPLPDDFTDEIIGIHLEFPYIPQ; the protein is encoded by the coding sequence GTGAGGCACGACCTCTTTTACTCTCTGATTCTTCATATAGTCGTAGTGCTGGCCATGGTGGTAAGCGTTCCGTTCAAGCCGCGTGTGAGAACGGATCTCGATAATGTCATAAAGGTCAATTTGGCCTATATGCCGGCGGCCGCCAAGGCGGCGGCGATAAAGCCGGCGGCGGTCATAAAGGGAGCCACGACGGAGAAAACGACGCCGATCCCCGACAAAACGACCGCCAAATCGAAGCCGGTGACAAAACCAAAGCCGAAGAAACCGGCAGAAAAGACGCCCCAGACCCTGGAAAAAGGGGAACAGGAAAAAGCCGGAGCCCCGGCCGGGCAAGTTGATGTTTCCAATGAATTGGGTGCCGGTTCGCCGTTCGGCAGCGCTTCGATCGATAACGCCTCTTTTGAGTATCCCTATTGGTTTGTGCAGGCTTTTTCCAAAATCGAGAGGAACTGGAGCAATCCGGTCTATTCCAACGAACCTTTATCATGTATAATATATTTCCATGTTATCCGTTCCGGAAGAATCATTGATGTCCAAATAGAAAAGTCATCCGGTTTTGACGCTTTCGACCGGGCGTGTGAGACGGCCGTCAGGTTGTCCGAGCCCCTTCCCCCGCTTCCCGATGATTTCACCGACGAGATAATCGGCATTCACCTTGAATTTCCATATATACCCCAATGA